In the genome of Quercus robur chromosome 3, dhQueRobu3.1, whole genome shotgun sequence, one region contains:
- the LOC126720065 gene encoding uncharacterized protein LOC126720065: MSGSGNPQLYRPHDVFTAMGRCWVLEDEFNYPINLNLRNSAYVHNTMRQEWAWLFREQQMFYDELVGFKLPVPRRLASQMPRDSIDELRKALNRIREENNRMKIRLNRYRTQVEIRESEQEGWYEHAQFMQSLLADPIYQSDVEMSDKE, from the coding sequence ATGTCTGGTTCTGGCAACCCACAACTCTATAGGCCTCATGATGTGTTCACTGCTATGGGTCGTTGTTgggtattggaagatgagttcAACTATCCAATCAATCTGAATTTGCGAAATAGTGCTTACGTTCACAATACCATGAGACAGGAGTGGGCTTGGTTATTTCGTGAAcaacaaatgttttatgatgagttggttgGTTTTAAGTTGCCAGTGCCTCGGCGACTCGCATCACAAATGCCCAGAGATAGCATCGACGAACTTCGTAAAGCATTGAAccgcataagagaagaaaataatcgaatgaaGATACGTCTTAATCGATATCGGACCCAAGTCGAGATTCGAGAGTCAGAGCAGGAAGGGTGGTACGAGCATGCACAGttcatgcaatcacttcttgctgatcccatttatcagtcaGACGTGGAGATGTCAGATAAAGAGTAA